From Coffea arabica cultivar ET-39 chromosome 9c, Coffea Arabica ET-39 HiFi, whole genome shotgun sequence, one genomic window encodes:
- the LOC113708759 gene encoding CRIB domain-containing protein RIC4, translating into MRDRIERLVLLPFSMGCVSESSIAVGPRFPDRPKNINANSTPTRTPEDDKEGEEESEDDEESLSDDNLKSPSRLLAAPKIQKLFKNFKNLSQLFAYKDDEIEEEGTGMEIGLPTDVKHVTHIGIDGSATSILSKGWGNPKSPGLPSANCPPSAFAFAMPAQADKAKVSGP; encoded by the exons ATGAGGGATCGAATAGAAAGACTTGTTCTTCTTCCCTTCTCAATGGGTTGTGTTTCTGAATCCAGCATTGCAGTTGGACCACGGTTTCCTGATAGACCAAAGAACATTAATGCAAACTCAACTCCAACAA GAACTCCAGAAGATGACAAGGAGGGAGAAGAGGAATCTGAAGATGACGAAGAGAGCTTGTCAGATGATAACTTGAAGAGCCCATCACGCCTCCTCGCAGCTCCCAAAATCCAAAAGCTGTTCAAGAATTTTAAGAATTTGTCTCAACTATTTG CATACAAGGATGatgaaatagaagaagaaggcACGGGCATGGAAATTGGATTACCAACAGATGTCAAACACGTCACTCACATAGGAATAGATGGTTCTGCAACTTCTATTCTGTCAAAGGGCTGGGGTAATCCAAAATCACCTGGCTTGCCATCTGCTAATTGCCCACCATCTGCCTTTGCATTTGCCATGCCAGCACAGGCTGATAAAGCTAAAGTCAGTGGTCCATGA
- the LOC140003745 gene encoding putative gamma-glutamylcyclotransferase At3g02910, with protein MHCFLHPADFDSIISSHPRTFTHSLPQLYSPCRAAIMASNSANRDLLSPHNNNNNATTISRTRLIFTYGTLKRGFYNHRLMESLISTGDASFIGECTTKESFPLVIGPYGIPFLINLLGSGHRIPGELYAVSDRGLARLDELEGIETGHYERLPVDVVSGDGQVLAVEGYFGHRSFGEELWRKNGEKGLREFGKEMAEKYVVRANRPLGSNFVDDVWKFISA; from the coding sequence ATGCACTGTTTTCTACACCCTGCCGATTTCGACTCCATCATCAGTTCTCACCCTCGCACCTTCACTCATTCTCTTCCTCAGCTATACTCTCCCTGTAGAGCTGCAATAATGGCTTCCAATTCTGCAAACCGAGATTTACTAAGCCctcacaacaacaacaacaacgcCACCACCATCAGCAGGACCAGGCTCATCTTTACTTATGGCACGCTAAAGCGTGGATTCTACAACCACAGGCTCATGGAAAGCCTGATTTCCACGGGCGACGCTTCTTTTATCGGGGAATGCACGACGAAGGAGTCTTTTCCGCTCGTCATTGGACCCTACGGGATCCCTTTTCTGATTAATCTTCTGGGTTCCGGTCACAGGATCCCGGGCGAACTGTATGCTGTGTCGGATCGTGGGCTGGCCCGGCTGGATGAGTTAGAAGGAATTGAAACGGGTCATTACGAGAGGCTGCCGGTGGATGTAGTGTCTGGCGATGGACAAGTGCTGGCGGTggaggggtattttggtcaccGGAGTTTTGGGGAGGAGTTGTGGAGGAAGAATGGGGAGAAGGGGTTGAGGGAGTTTGGCAAGGAGATGGCGGAAAAGTACGTAGTTAGGGCTAATAGGCCTTTGGGTTCTAATTTTGTTGATGATGTTTGGAAATTTATTTCTGCCTAG
- the LOC113708760 gene encoding inositol diphosphatase DSP3 translates to MGVILEEEESEFDNDVVMVPPPNFATVEDNSIYRSGFPQPSNFPFLQSLQLKSILCLCTEPYPEENLEFLKANNVKLFKFGIDGTKEPTAIPRSTITEALKVLIDVRNHPVLIHCRRGKHRTGCLVGCLRILQNWCLSSVLEEYKHYAGTKSRPTDLLFLEKYDASFLRHCLQNLICQYQGYGSRKRRLLYKEDLVQKPRITSA, encoded by the exons ATGGGCGTGATTCTGGAAGAAGAGGAATCCGAATTCGACAACGACGTCGTCATGGTTCCACCCCCAAACTTTGCAACGGTGGAAGATAACAGCATTTATCGCTCTGGGTTTCCTCAGCCTTCCAATTTTCCCTTTCTGCAATCCCTCCAGCTCAAGTCCATACT GTGCTTGTGTACTGAGCCGTATCCAGAAGAGAATTTAGAGTTTCTCAAAGCCAACAACGTCAAGCTTTTTAAATTTGGAATTGATGGCACTAAG GAACCAACAGCCATTCCCAGGAGTACCATAACAGAGGCTTTGAAAGTTCTAATTG ATGTACGGAATCACCCAGTACTGATTCACTGCAGACGTGGAAAG CATCGAACAGGTTGTCTTGTTGGTTGCCTTAGGATATTGCAGAACTGGTGTCTGTCATCTGTTTTGGAAGAGTACAAGCATTATGCTGGCACAAAGTCAAGGCCAACTGACTTGCTATTTCTGGAGAAGTATGATGCCTCATTTCTGAGGCATTGTCTTCAGAACCTCATATGCCAGTATCAAGGGTACGGTTCAAGGAAAAGGCGTCTGCTTTACAAAGAAGATTTAGTACAGAAGCCCCGGATAACTTCTGCTTAG